Proteins from one Telopea speciosissima isolate NSW1024214 ecotype Mountain lineage chromosome 1, Tspe_v1, whole genome shotgun sequence genomic window:
- the LOC122653272 gene encoding G-type lectin S-receptor-like serine/threonine-protein kinase LECRK3: MASNVAFPHILFFSFLLFLLLDVSQAKVNLNSHLISGDGGSPWTSPSGDFAFGFRPLEDKNFFLLCIWFNQIPDQTVVWYANGGNPAPKNSIIELTKGGQFVLTNPKGQQLWKAEMINSRNVAYAAMLDNGNFVLKSKKSVHIWESFSQPTDTMLPGQTLQVGGSLSSRLSKIDYSRGMFQLRLLEDGTLVLNPVSLPSNFPYAPYFAIDANPADDCSKLVFNESGRLYIERSNGSIVNLSPSAIFPIAGFYHRATLDVRGAFYLYAHPRPSRGGTGDWSIEKSFPDNVCDIKGFLGSGACGYNSYCKVANGMPQCKCPPEYTLNDPNNSLSGCKPKIPLVCEKGESGSPETLFEFKELRGTNWPFADYERIEPISEEGCKNSCLLDCYCAVVIYSNVKCWKKRLPLSNGRFKANDTLKAFFKVRLASSSSTKKKDRTIVILSGSMGGSIFMINFLLLAAICLTACIAYQKRPKVSKQVSSISETNLHSFTYKELEEATNGFKEELGQGSFGIVYKGLYPFSSNNLVAVKRLNKLVQEGEKEFKTEVSVIGQTHHENLVRLFGFCEEGPHRLLVYEFMSNGSLASFLFGRSRPHWDRRTPIAIGIARGLAYLHEECSTQIIHCDIKPQNILLDNFFRPRISDFGLAKLLMPDQVLTLTSIRGTRGYMAPEWFRSMPITAKVDTYSFGVMLLEIISCRSVAQTACGGKDKAILTDWAYDCYRYGKLEELVEGDEEAMRDEKRQKRLETLLMIAIWCIQEETSLRPEMKEVLKMLEETVNVPSPRCPFPLSSYC; the protein is encoded by the coding sequence ATGGCTTCTAATGTtgcttttcctcatattctcttcttctcttttcttctttttctccttttggatGTCTCTCAAGCTAAAGTGAACTTGAATTCCCATCTCATATCTGGCGATGGAGGCTCTCCATGGACTTCACCTTCCGGTGACTTTGCCTTCGGATTTCGCCCCCTTGAAGATAAGAATTTCTTCTTGCTCTGTATTTGGTTCAACCAAATACCAGATCAAACTGTTGTTTGGTACGCCAATGGTGGTAACCCAGCACCAAAAAATTCCATTATTGAGCTTACAAAAGGTGGTCAATTCGTGCTTACAAATCCTAAAGGCCAGCAGTTATGGAAGGCTGAAATGATCAATTCCAGAAATGTCGCTTACGCTGCCATGCTCGACAATGGCAACTTCGTGCTTAAAAGTAAGAAGTCTGTTCACATATGGGAGAGCTTCAGCCAACCTACAGACACCATGTTGCCTGGACAGACACTGCAAGTGGGTGGTAGTCTTTCTTCTCGGCTGTCGAAAATTGACTACTCAAGGGGAATGTTTCAGCTCCGATTGCTCGAAGATGGAACGCTCGTGCTCAATCCTGTCTCTTTGCCGTCTAATTTTCCTTATGCTCCCTACTTTGCTATTGATGCTAATCCCGCTGATGATTGTTCGAAGTTGGTCTTCAACGAATCAGGCCGTCTTTATATAGAGAGGAGCAATGGAAGCATTGTTAATCTCTCACCATCCGCCATATTCCCAATTGCTGGTTTCTATCACAGGGCTACCCTTGATGTTCGTGGAGCATTTTATCTGTACGCCCATCCAAGGCCTTCTCGTGGCGGTACTGGAGACTGGTCCATTGAGAAATCATTTCCTGATAATGTCTGTGACATTAAAGGGTTCCTAGGCAGTGGTGCTTGTGGTTATAATAGCTACTGCAAAGTAGCTAATGGGATGCCGCAATGTAAATGCCCACCTGAATACACCCTAAATGATCCAAACAACAGTCTCAGTGGCTGCAAACCAAAAATCCCACTTGTATGTGAAAAGGGTGAATCTGGTTCCCCTGAGACTCTGTTTGAATTCAAGGAGCTGAGAGGCACAAATTGGCCATTCGCTGATTACGAAAGGATTGAGCCCATTAGTGAAGAGGGCTGCAAGAATTCTTGCTTGCTGGACTGTTACTGTGCAGTTGTTATTTATAGTAACGTGAAATGTTGGAAGAAGAGGCTTCCACTCTCCAATGGGAGGTTCAAGGCAAACGACACTTTGAAGGCTTTCTTCAAAGTAAGGCTTGCAAGTTCTTCAAGCACGAAGAAGAAAGATCGAACAATAGTTATCCTGTCTGGATCGATGGGTGGTTCTATATTTATGATCAACTTCCTATTGTTAGCTGCAATTTGTCTGACTGCTTGCATTGCGTACCAAAAAAGACCAAAAGTTAGTAAGCAAGTTTCTAGCATTTCAGAGACTAATCTGCATTCATTTACATACAAAGAACTCGAAGAAGCAACAAATGGGTTCAAGGAAGAATTGGGACAGGGTTCTTTTGGCATTGTTTACAAAGGTCTCTATCCATTCAGCTCTAACAATCTGGTTGCAGTCAAGAGACTAAACAAGCTGGTTCAAGAAGGTGAGAAGGAATTCAAAACAGAGGTAAGTGTGATCGGTCAGACCCACCACGAGAATTTAGTTCGATTGTTTGGATTTTGTGAGGAAGGGCCACACAGGCTTTTGGTATATGAGTTCATGAGCAATGGCTCTTTGGCAAGCTTTCTCTTTGGACGCTCAAGGCCTCATTGGGACCGAAGAACCCCGATTGCAATCGGGATTGCAAGAGGGCTTGCATACTTACACGAAGAATGCAGCACCCAGATCATCCATTGTGATATAAAGCCTCAGAACATACTTCTCGACAATTTTTTCAGGCCAAGGATTTCTGATTTTGGATTGGCAAAGCTCTTAATGCCTGACCAGGTCTTAACTCTTACAAGTATTAGAGGAACTAGAGGGTATATGGCACCAGAGTGGTTCCGGAGTATGCCGATCACAGCAAAAGTGGATACTTATAGCTTTGGAGTGATGTTGTTGGAGATTATCTCTTGTAGGAGTGTTGCCCAGACAGCCTGTGGTGGCAAAGACAAAGCAATATTAACGGACTGGGCTTATGATTGCTACAGATACGGTAAACTTGAAGAGTTGGTGGAGGGGGATGAGGAGGCCATGAGGGATGAGAAGAGGCAGAAGAGGCTAGAGACTTTGTTGATGATAGCAATTTGGTGTATTCAAGAGGAGACGTCGCTGAGGCCTGAAATGAAGGAGGTGTTAAAGATGCTTGAAGAAACTGTCAATGTTCCCAGTCCGCGATGCCCTTTTCCCCTCAGTTCTTACTGTTAA